One Candidatus Zixiibacteriota bacterium genomic window, CCCGGAAAAGTTTCTCGCCAAAATATTCCAGAATCTCACCAAGTCGGGATTGGTCAGATCGCATCGGGGAGTGAAAGGCGGATTCACTCTGGGCAAGACACCCGATGGGATTTCGATGCGGGAGGTCGTTGAAACCATTCAGGGCCCTTATCAACTGATCAAATGCCTGCATGACAAGGAGTGTTGCGAGAAATACCGGTGCTGTCCCATAAGGGTAGTGCTGGAAGAGGCTGAAAGACAACTGCTGGATGTATTCAATAAATACACGGTGGATGATCTTCTGAAATGGAAAAAGAAAGCCGCCAAGGCTTGATGCATTAAGGTTTTCTCTCCAAAAAAGAGTTGGCCTGTAGGCAACGAATGCGTATATTATTAGGTTTTTGTTCCTAAGTTTTAGGAGAGAAAGTGCCTGTAAAATCGGATCGGTGGATAAAGGAAATGTCACTCAAGAAGGGAATGATTCGTCCTTTTACCGCCAAGCAAATAAAGAGCGGCATCAGCTACGGACTGTCCTCTTACGGCTACGATATCCGGGTGGCCGACGAATTCAAGATTTTCACCAATGTCAATTCATCGATAATTGATCCCAAGGATTTTTCGACCGATTCATTTGTTGATGTCAAAGCCAAATCGGTGCTGATTCCACCCAACTCTTTTGCGCTGGCGCGGTCGGTGGAATATTTCAAAATCCCGAGGGAAGTTATCACCATCTGTCTGGGCAAATCGACCTACGCCCGATGCGGCATTATCGTTAATGTCACGCCCTTTGAGCCGGAGTGGGAAGGATTCGCCACTCTGGAAATATCCAACACCACTCCCCTACCGGCCAAGATTTACGCCAATGAAGGAATCGCACAGATAATTTTTCTGGGGGCGGATGAGCTCTGCATGGTCTCTTATGCCGACAGAAAAGGCAAATACCAGGGGCAGAAGCATATTACTCTGCCGAAGACAATCTAAGGGGCATTAAATTCAAGGAAATCATAACAATTATCAACTGGAGATAGATTTTCATGTCAACCAAACCAG contains:
- a CDS encoding Rrf2 family transcriptional regulator — translated: MQFTRAEEYGIMGVMYLAEQDRSRVVPLSEIADAQEVPEKFLAKIFQNLTKSGLVRSHRGVKGGFTLGKTPDGISMREVVETIQGPYQLIKCLHDKECCEKYRCCPIRVVLEEAERQLLDVFNKYTVDDLLKWKKKAAKA
- the dcd gene encoding dCTP deaminase, encoding MPVKSDRWIKEMSLKKGMIRPFTAKQIKSGISYGLSSYGYDIRVADEFKIFTNVNSSIIDPKDFSTDSFVDVKAKSVLIPPNSFALARSVEYFKIPREVITICLGKSTYARCGIIVNVTPFEPEWEGFATLEISNTTPLPAKIYANEGIAQIIFLGADELCMVSYADRKGKYQGQKHITLPKTI